Genomic DNA from Zonotrichia albicollis isolate bZonAlb1 chromosome 12, bZonAlb1.hap1, whole genome shotgun sequence:
CCAGATGAGAAGAGCAATGTGAGGAACACCAGAGTTCTGACCTAGGCAGAGAAGTTGCTcagcctggctgtccctggtgcccaggacacagcagctccctgcccctgccaggctccCAGCCACCCCATCCCCAGCTGGAACGCAGAATGTTCCAGTTCATCTCGTCCACTACTGCATCTCAAACTCTGGCCTCTCCTAGAGGTGTCAGAGGAAGGTGTAAAAATTCccataaataataattatggAAAAAAACTGCCCACAGGGAAAGGTTTTTCTCCATAAGTTGTGTCATTAGTGGTTGATTAAAGCCCTCAAGAGTGAAAGTTTATATCCcttctaaattatttttttttcccccatgagGTAACTATGGCTCAAGATTATATATGAATCCTACCAATCTTCTGGCCCAAGGATAACTTTCAACAATGCATTTCATAGATTAATTACTCACTGAATAAACAAGTACCAGATGTATCTAAGTAAGGCAAAACAAGccactggaaaggaaaaaattgggCTCTTCCCCTGTACAAAATCACAACTCTCTGCCTGGTTTCTTGTTTCTAGAGCTGCACAGCATTTCTTCCCACCTGAAAGGGACACAATCAAATAACAGCAAACCCAAACAGTTCAGACACAAAGAAATCATGGTGTCTCCTTATGCTGTGTCATAACCAGCATTTGACAGTATTAAATTCTAACTGATATTCCTCCCCTCTTATTCTGAAGAACAAAGGATGTCTGAAGAAACCCAAAAGCCCACCTCTCTAGTAAATATGGCCTGATTTTTAAGGTATAAATCTTCCTTGAGCCAAATTCAGTTTGTATCCATTGGCTTATACTTTTGTTGtaaaaagcaagcagaaataGGATCCAGGGCCTTCCTCTAAGTTTTGTCAACTTTTGAAAACCTAGTACTCTGCCAGGAAATATTTGAGAGAGTCCTGAGCTCTCAGAGTACAAGGAATGCTCTTGTAGAAAAAAAAGCACGAAGAACTGCCAGGTCTCTTCTGCCCTGTCACCTTTGCATGTTGTTCTGCCTCATGGAAAAGGGCACAACCTCTCTCCATCACGCACTACTGTATTTTTTCAAATGCCAGTCAAAGGGGAAGAATTTTAACAATAAAGCTATGGGCTGCTTTACCAACAAAtacaaatttttttcttcatcctgAACCAAAATGAAGAGGGGTTTGCATTTACCAAAGTTTCATTTAGGGTCATAAGCAAGAGCTTAGCTGTTTTACCAATCTGAGACACACATTAGTAAAGAGAAAGCACATGCCATTTCCCTGAAAGTATCTCAGTTTTAATTCCTTCCCACTCAAAAGcataaggaaaataaatctaATAAAGGCTATGTATAGGAATTGTCTGCTGTGGTCTTGGgaacattttttaatataattgtGTCTGCCTGGACTCAATATACAATGCAATGGAATCCAAATCCTGTAACTtttaaatatctgaaatatttaaattgtTTCCTTTCTGCTAGAGTCCTTTCTGCTAGAGTTTAATTAACATAATGCTCTTCTGTAAAAGAGATGATTCTTACACATAGAACTCCCTTAAAGCAGATGGCAGTAATTGCTGCAACAAAGAGTTTGCTGGCAAAGCAGAGACGGAGCTGCCCCTCAGCCAGCAGGATCAGATATTAGCTCATGGGGCTTGCCTGCTCTCTGCAATGGGAAACATACCTTGCTGCAACAAGGCACAGGCTAATTTAAGAGGCTGCAATAACAGTTGCTGTACCACATCAGACAACTGAAAAGAATCCTGCTGGTGGTTCAAAAGGCCAGAAGTAAGAGTAGGTTTCATGGTTATCCTGTTTCTGGCAAATCTCTACCTGTGACACGACTATAATTTTCACCACATCAGACTTCTCTGTCACAACCGAATTTTTATTCCTAATAAATGGGAATAGGACATGGATTATAGGTTGGGGAACTTCTGTTTACAAAACATGTTCATTCAGAGTTCTCaatataaggaaaaaatacCCACATCTGCATGAAAAGCAAATTGACAGATTTAATAATATGTTTCCAAATCTGAACCCAGCatgaagattttttaaaaagtagtaACTTCTTATACCATGATTCCAAGTAAATAAAACAACCTCTGCATTATTGCTGGAACTGAACCTCCCACAGGGCTTAACTTTCTGTGACCTTGTCCTGTGAACATCTCTGTAATATGGTGCATACTAAAAATAATACAATTATAGTTGCAAAGACTTACCTAAAATAGGAAAGCAGTTAAGAGACATTCTTTAAGCCCACTGTTACATGAAATGAACTGCAGTGGGAGCTTGAATACCCATCTGGTCAGCAAATATTAGTTAAGATGGAAAATAACTTAAAAAAGAAACCCTTACAATTCATAAGCTAAATAAAATTATAGATTccaaaaagaatttaaaagcaTCTTATCACACAAAAAACCAATAATATAATAGCTGTTACCTCCTGCAAGGTTTATCAAAGATCATGAAAAGAGCTGCCACTAATACAAGGGACGAGTTAATGTAAGGAGAATGAGATGTTATCTCAAGAAAAAACTACCTGACCTAACTTTATTCTCTGTAAGAGTATCCATAGCTAACATGGGTATAACTTCTAAGGAAGATGCTATTTTATAACACACCTTTTTGCATTTAACTGTGTCTTCACTAAAACGACTCACAGGTATTTTTTTAAGACAGGTCCTAGAAATAGCAAACAAATGTATCATGCTGCAAAAGttaaaaaagctttttgcaTTAACTGGACATTAATCTAAAGTACAGTACACTTGATCTTTAAGCTTCTCTCCCTTTTTTGTGAAGTTGGGGTTAACCAGCATGACTGTGGTACAGGTTATCTACATCTGTAGTGTTCCCCCACAGTAAATCCCAGGCTTCACCCCACATCAGGACAAGGTGCCATCCATCAAGAATGTGAAATATATTAAGATCTGCTACTCACAGCAGGAATCCTGGGATCCTCAAGATGAACAATCATGTTTACTTTACAGAATGAGGATTTTCCTACGTTCTCCTTCACTGTTCCCATGTACCCACTGCTCCTTTGGGTATCTTGGTGTCAGAAACAAGTGACCAAGGCACAGGACACTGagagggacagccctgcccctgagccagggggacacagagctcagcacaggCTTTGGGAAACCAAAAGGCACCCATGGAAAGATAGGGTTGCTCTCTTCACTAGGGAGGGACACAAGCTGCTCCAAACTCTCACTGAATGCAAGAAAAAAGTTATTGATTCTGAGTAACACATTGGAGAACCTTCCCTAGAAAAGTGATAGAATCTGCTACTGAAAATATGCAAGTCTCAACTTGACAGGATCCTGGATAACTTCTGGTAAAGACCCTGATTTCAACACCAGTTTGGACCTTATGATTTTTCTAGTACTCCTTCTTGATAATTGCCTACATCATATAAATTTTGACCTGGAAAGTGAGCTTTATGTGATCTTTTCAAAAGCATCTAAAAGCAGAATTTGTACCCAAGAAATCTGGATTATAGTTCTGAAATGTTTCGATTGCACAGCTTCCCTCTCCATAGGACAAGCTCATAGATGGAGTGATCATATGGCCTGGAAAGACTCAATTATACACGAGATCTCTCATGCCTTTCAACACCTCTGAGTTCCATCACAGTCACAAGTCATTAATCCTTTTATTGCTGTAGATGGCACAGTATGAGTTCTACTGAAGAAATAACAAAGAAACAAGCCAAGGCACCACACATAAAGTACAATTTTAATATCATCTGCTACGTCTTTCCAAtatctttcaaaataaattaatttgttcAATATTCATGGTGACTATACCAGGATGTGTGCCATTTTTATGGAAGGAGCCACTGGTCCTGCATTCCCAAGCCATAAAATCCTGTCAGCACAACTAATGGATGTCAGATGAATAAGCTTAAAAGAGCAAACAAGGGCACTGTCAAAACCATGTCATCAACCCACAGGACTATTTGTAGTGATATTATACACTCCACTGGCTCCAGTCACAGCCCAGGATAATGAAAATCCATGTTCAGATCTTGCAAAAATTGACACAGCCTGGCTAATAACCCACCAGAATTCAGAATCCATAGTGGATATTAAAAAGCCAGCTTTATATTTTGTGCTTTGCTTTAGATggagattaaaaaaattgaagaggTGAGCTTATCAGGTCATTATTTGTACATTACAGCTGTTCAGTCAGAGCTGGACAGACACTGCTTGCATGGCTTGTTGTCTGATTAAGAGGCAGAATAAGTCTCTGAGAGCCATAAAGGGGGGAGAGGGGAGAATGTGattaaggaaaaaaccaaaggCTGATAGAGTAATTGAGTAGAAATAGCTGCTCTTCTACACAAGTCATAGACACCACCTAAAACATCCTCAAGGAAGGAAACTGGATGAGCACATTACAGAGTTGAAGTGGGAATCAGAGCAGTGTCTGTCACTGTTCAACATCAGAAACCTGGACTGAATCTTCCACCAGGGGAAGAACAAGCAGAGCAGAATGAAAGGTGAGATCCTGAAGCATTCAGATTAATAATGcaatttttctgtttgcaaAGCATTTCCTTGCCAAGCAAGAGTTTATTTTACCTCTACCTTGGAAGCCGTGTTTCTGAAGCCAGCTCTGGCAGAACAGTGTAATGAACTGAAAGTATTGTTTACCTTGCATGCAGGAATGCTGGATTCTTTCAACTGAATTTCATGATGCAGAATTCAGTATTGGAGAAGATTATGCgcaattttaatataaatatttcatttctgagaGAAAATTAATGAATAATTTGTTCCTTAAACTATAGGCTCAAAATACATCTTTCATTTATATATCTACCATATTTCTTACTAGAATCATACATTATTTGATCAATATGGTATTCCCTGTTAGTAATTCACATTTGATCTCTGTAAGTCAATAATCAGCAATTACTTTATTTTCAAAAGGTTTCAAGTAGCAACTAactaaaatgttttcattttgaaacaGTAAAtggtaaaaattattttaagcatCCCAAAAACAATGTTAGAAAAGGATTCATCATTCTAACTTTCTTTAATCAAAGAAAATCTAATTATTCTATACTGagttttttaatgtttcattaTATGCATACAAGCATAGCTTTAAGTACCCTGTTTTCAAATATAAGATCATTAGCAAGAcataaaagggattttttttttcagttaaaacCTCCTGAACATCAGGGAGTAGCAGATAATTATAAATATGAATATTGCTAAGTACTCCTCTCAACTAATTTATATTTTGAGAAGCTTATTGACAAATGTCTGGTGACAGTGTAGAAACCTGTATCAATGGGAAGTACAGGGGCATTCAGAGAAAGGAATTAAAGCAAAAAGAataaatggatattttaaagGAGAAACTTAGAGAATCTGAATTGCTGAAAAAGTACTGCTAATAGTTTTTATAGCTATGACTTTGAAGCTTGTAATTCTTTTAATGGTTCACCGACTCAATTCATCCAGGCAGTGATATTAGtaaaagcaatgaaaaataGAAGTTCTGCTTGTAATTCTTCTGACAAAGATGTCTTAATGTTGTTACTACCACAGAAAGAGAGACATTTCAATTTAATAGTTTTAAAAGAAACTGTCACATTCCCTTCAAACATCACTGCTCTGCTGATGGCAAACCCTCTTGAAAAGCCTTTGTACTTAAGAAGAAACCATGGGAAGTACTTCATTTTAAGATCATGGTAGCATTATCTTCATTCTGCATTATAGAAGTACTTCAACACTATCTGTAATTTACTTATGTATTGTAAAAGAAATGCACTCTGTGCTATCTACATTATTATTTATTGTGGAACTGTATACCTTCTGGCTGTGTTTATGGCCTGTGTATTGCCTAAAGACAAACATTTTAAACTAATTTCAAATCATCTTTCACTTGTGATACAGGTAACTGGCTTTTGATTTGGAGTGTCACCTTGTTGGCACACACAGCTCACAGCTGCCCTGAAAAATGCCTCTGCCACAAAGCCTCAAAGACTGCAGACTGCAAGAACAGAGGATTTACTGAAATTCCTGCCCGTTTACCCCCTGAAATTCAGATACTACAGTTGCAGAACAACCGTATCTGGAGAATCAACCAAAACGCATTCACTGCAACGCCGTTACTCAAAATCTTGGACTTGTCTAATAATTCTATCTCAagtgtggcacttggtgctttCCAAAAACTGAGGTATCTGCAGGTTTTAAACCTAACCAGAAATTTGATTCACTATATAGAAAACAAGACTTTCAGTTTCCTCCCACACCTAAAGGAACTGGACTTGTCATCCAACAGCATTATTCGATTGCCTGAGACATTTGGAAACAGCACAGGGAATATAACATTGCTCTCTGTGAAGCATAACAAACttcagaaaatggaaagaatTCTGTTGGAGTCACTTCCAAACCTGAAAGTGGTTCTCTTCAAAGATAATCCCTGGCAATGCAATTGTAATATCTTTGGCATGAAACTGTGGCTGGAGAGTTTTCTATACAGAGGtaaggaatttttttcattacatAGAGTGTACATGAGAACATTTGAGCACAATCTAACTGATCTTCACTTctatgaaattttaatttaattaaaaatttaccCCACACTGTAGGTCACTTCCTCAAATAAACACTCTAAGCTATATTCTCATGCATAGGTCAGAATGCTTTTGTAAATACAGGTGGCAAGCTAGAATCAGAGAGGGACTTTGTATTAGTGCCCAGAGAAAAATCAAGGATGTACACATACCCCTAGAGCAGGCACAGGTGTGTTCTGTAGTGTGTCAATTCAGATACAGACATTTCTAAATACAAAACAAGTAGACTTGTGCACATGCACTTGTTTTAATTCtaccaaaatatttttgctggAAAACAACCTACTGTTTTAAGGCTGTTTACCTGTTGCATGATGGCAAACATCAAGATAGATATCAGTACTGAGCAAACTTTAGAGAACCCAGGATTCTACTTTTTCTATCAATTATGACTTAGTGGTTCTTTAATGTTTTATGAATACCTAGTATCACTTCCTAATTTGTTGTTAACCAGAAGAGGAACTCAATTCACTGGCAATTTCCTGACAGAAATGTGCCAAGGCATCACACAGGGAAAAGTGAAGTTTATAAATAGTAGTGGCAGTATTTTGGTCACACCTGCTTTTAAATAGATTCATGAGTTATGCTGTGAAAAAGATAACATGATTTAATTCTAACGGAATTATGTgtaagaagaaattaatttatttctcctAGGAGGTATGTTCAGTCTGAGAATTCAGAACAGCAgggcaattttcttttttctaaatcAGGCTTTGATGTTTGCATGTGCCCAAAGCTCTGATTGCCTGTCTCTGTACCAGAGTGGTGTGGAGCCTGTTGCAGCACAGGAGATGTGGAGGAGGCCCCTGTGGCTAAAACTGAGGGATTGCCTTTTGCAGGgaccagagctctgcaggcCAGCTGGAAACACATCCTGGCCTTGCAGGGACACAATTACTACAGCAATGGTCTTCCAGTGAGGTAATTTTTAGAAAAGACAAAAGGCTAAATTCCTCTCAGCAATAAAATCTGCATATTTTGAATAGATAAAATATTACTTTATCACAGGGCTTTAGTCTATTATGCTGGAAATTCAGCAGGGATTGACTTCTATGTGCAGAAGAATGAAATGATCCAAGATAAATGCATCAGATTATCTTAATTACTCTGCCAGCAGTATAAATATCATCATTTATTTCAAAAAACAATGTTGTCTAGAAATTCAATGATGTTCTTCCATCTTTCTGAACACTGTACAGATTAATTAAATGAAGTGACATGGAACTTACCAATTAATTTTAGCAACAAGCTTTAAGAGAAGCCCAAGTGTTATGTTCTCTTCTGTGTTTGTATTTCCCTAAAATTATTTGTCTGAATCacataaagaaaaattagtTACATTACACAATAACATTTCCCACTACTTATATGACACTCATGGGATGAAACTTCACAGGGGCTCTGCAGATATTTCTTGTATGCCATAACAAAGCAACGTAAGTCCAGAATATTTGAGTATTTTTTAGCTAAATCCATCCTGGGCAATTGACATTTCATGCATACTCACAGGAAATTATAGAGAATGCTTGAGTTCAGGAGGAACACCAGGGTTCTATTCCAAGCGCACATATTTAGTTACTTAAAACCATGAAAGGATAAGAGTTGAAGGATTTGGAGGTTTTATCTTTATCCATATTCAATCTAACACATTGAAGATGTCTGGAGCCATGCTTTGGGTTTCACCATTAAAGACCAAGAGACCTGCTATGCTCAAATCTGTCCTGGAATATCAACATTATTTGGGGAGTAGTCTCCAGATTTCAGTTTGGCTCCATCTGTGTTCACTACTCTCTCAAAGTCTTTTCAGGATGAAAATTTCTGTGCTTGGCTTTAACTGAAAGGTGAATTATTTTGgacagagaagagaaagtaaTTTCAGTTGATTTGATtagttaatttttaaaactatGTCAACATTGATTTTGGCGTTGTGGACTCCTTGACACACCACACCCCTAAAGCCCTGTGCTGTGACTGGGCTACATATGGTGTATTCTCTACACACTGAGGAACAAGCATGTGATTTACCAGGACTGTGGATTCCTAATTCTCTCCCCATTGTACTAACAACCTCCTTGGGGAAGCTGGCTTAAACAATCATCAAATTTAGCATTTGAGCAGGGTAAGAGATTGATTAAACTCAACTCCTTTATATCTGTGTGTATTTTCTTACCACAAGTCTTGCTTCAAAAAAATCCCTCATGAGTAAATAAAACTTAGTGAACTTTCTCTTTGCCCTGTTACAGTTAACACATGATGTCAGAACAATGACAATTTCATGCAATATTTCAATGAAGTGCAAAATCTTTTCTAAATACCTTGTTTCCATTTCGCACCATAAAAATTAGCAGTGGTCAGAAGTCGAACAAACTGAATTTGCAGTTACCTCTTTATCTATGACAGTTCTTATTTTTCTACCACTATGGGGTTTTTTACACTTACATCCATGAAAACACAGATAACCTAATTCCTGATGACCTGCTTCTTGAAAGCACTCTCTTATGTGAGTTTTCAAGTGTAATAATCTCATCACTGACCTAATTGAACAAAAGCCTTTAAAACATACTATAAGTCTTAAAAAGCAGGAAGTTGAAACTGATGATAAATTTACATTAAGGTTCATGTTAATTTTACATTAAGGTGATTCAGCAGCTGTCAACTGTAACCTCATTTCCctccacagagaaaagcaaggcacaattcttcccaagaatattttttctgggtttcacattctctgaacctcagagaaaggaaaaaagaattctTGTCATTTGctctgcctgtgtttgtgcagagTAGAATGCAACATGGAGACTGTTTACCGAAAGTGATGGCATTTTGTTTCCttgatgttttgtttttctatcAGGGTCAAGTGTGCGTGTATATCGAGACTGTTGGCCGACAGTCACAAGATTCTGTGCAGTTGTGTGCAGAGTTGAGtacttggcagattcagtttagatgtaatgtaacacagtataatacagtaattaattagccttttGATAAGATGGGGTCGTCCTCATCTTGCGGGGAGGAGAGGGCTATCCTGATTCGATAGTCAAATATCGAGACCATTGTTTGTTCGAGACCATTGTTTGTTGTTTCAGGAGGAATCAGCGATGGCATCATCTGCTCAGCGCCAGGCGTTCGGAAGGGGAAGGATCTCCTGAAGGTTCCCTATGAGCTCTTTGGGGCCTGTGCTCTGAGGGCAGCCCCGGTGCCACCAGCCAGCAGCCATCAGTGGCCCAGTTCGGAGCAGCGGGCCTGGCCCAAGCACGGCCCTCACGGCGAGCCGGGCGATGGTGGCCGCGGCGGCTGCGAGCCCAAGGCCCGgcccaggcctgtcagcctgcgGCACGCCATCGCCACCGTGGTGATCACGGGCGTGGTGTGCGGCGTGGTGTGCCTCATGATGCTGGCAGCCGCCGTCTATGGCTGTGCCTACGCCGCCATCACCGCCCGGTACCACAAGGAGCACCTGGGCCCTGTCAGGCAGCACGGGACGCCTGAGGAGAAAGAGCCCTTTGAGAGCTCCATGGCTTGAGGTGCCTCTGTCTGTGGATGATCGAAAATAAAGGCCTCACTGCAGTTGAAAAGCCTGGAATCTCAATAGCATTGTTTTAATACTAATTACTGGGGttattttctatctttttttttgttctcatacttttaaaaaatgtaaatatatatattgtttGGAGTATCCACTAAGACTTCATATAGAACAACAGAATGTGTTTACTTTTGTGTGTATATTCCAAAGTCACTATTTAGGGCTGAGTGTTTGAGATCACAAAATATTAATATAGCAAGATTAAAGTATTTCACCATCCTTTTCTAACTCTTGATGCAGTATTATACCAAAACATGACCTATGATACACATACAGTCAGTGGCTGACAGGAGTGATGCTCTgcaaagaaacacagaaaataccCATTTAACTTAGTTCAATTAGTTACATTTGTACTATCTTAGAGAGTACAAATTACTATTTGTACTCTCTAAGTACAAGATGTATACAACTGAAAAGTAGTTTTCAAACCTGCTACTCTGTGCACTGCCACTGATAACAGAAATGTGTTAAAAGCATTTCCAAAAATGTTTTCAACTTTCCAGTTTGCCCCAGAAAGCAGCAAATAAACCTTACACTCATTTCCTAACTCAGAAAATAGGAAGCACCTTGTTAACTATtacatataattttttaattacttagtagggaagaaagaagagagCTGGGAAAATGCTGAAGGAAGAAATGCTAAAAGAAGTGCTTTGGATACAAGCCCCAAAAGGAGTAGACAGAGCATACCTGAAGACACTGCCTGATATCCTGCTGGCTTACAAGCTTGCTACAGATTTTTCTGAAGCCATTTATTCCCAAATCCTCATACAAGTGCTCCATTTTGCAAATGCCATGCTGCAGATGCAGCTCccaccacagtgctgccctTCAGCAGGAGGATAATGTAGCTGCATGTTTACACGTCCTCCCTCTCAGAGGGAACATTCAGCTGGATTCGCTCAAGGCTCCATCCTTGCTCTCTGCCGAGCTCTTTTGCCATCAGAGGAAATCAGAGCCAAAACTATTTGAATATCACAAGGTTAGAATTCCACAAATATTTTGTGTGTGCAGAGGTAGTTATTTTAATGGTtcttagaaattattttaaggcAATCAAGAGAGATCAGGAACTCCATTCACCTTTTCCAATACTggataaaatacattttaggCTATTTGTGACAGACATCTCAAGCATCCCCTAACTGTCCTCAGTGACAGGCATAAAGAGCTGTCCAGGTAGCCAATGCAGAAATCAGCATTTTTTATAGTATGGAGGAAAAAGGCCATGGAACAATCTGCAATAAGGGCAAGGGGAAGCTGTGTTGTGGCATTTGGAAATCTGCCCTCTTCTTCCAACAGACAGATTCTGAGACCAAGCTCTGTAGCTGTCGCAGGAACAGCCTCGACTGAGTAATGGGCTCTGTGGCAGAAGTCATGTAACCCTTGCTCTTATCTACTTTGTAATAATTGCAACCTAAATATTAAAGCTCATTCCTACATCTGCGTTACTTTCATGTCCAGAGAAAATTAAGTATCTCAGTCTTAATCTAAATCTAGCAGATATTGAAAACAATCAATTACTGTctgtcatttctttccttttttttttttgactgctAAGTACTTCATATCATTATTAGGCTGTGTTCAGTCTTCTCTGCCCTGAACTAAATAAACTGAGCCGCTTCAAATTTTTCCTGCAAGATCacattctcctttttttaacTCCTACATTCCCTAGAGCATTGTCAGCTCTTTTacattttgtttaaaatgtgCTACCCTAGACTGGGAACATTGCTTCAGCTGAGGCATCATCAGCACAACATTTTtagaatatttatattttttacaaTATCCTAATATGTAGAATATTTGTATTAAGGCTCTTTAATCTGATCTCTTgatgtttactttttttttcttgtaaatatTTGGTAAAGCTTAACGAATAATCTATTCTACTTTCAGAACTAAGTCATTTAAATATGTaaatctacatttttttttactcttttatcCATTTACTGTCACAGCAATTTGCAAAGCAAAACACAGTTTTTCAGATACAGAAGACAGAAATAAGACAGGATTGGATCTCATTGCCCATTGGCCCAAAAATGAGTTTGGGGCCATGCCAAATCACTGTTTTTCCACAGTGACAACCTAAAATGAGCACAGTTGTACTCAAAGTGTAGATCCTGAGATGAAAGCTAATAAACTTCCAACTCCAGAGAGATTTCACCCTCAGTGTTTCTAACAggctcagacacagcagcacagcttccATCACAAATCACTTCACACTTCTGATATTTtcaagcaaaagaaaagcaagaactGACTTGAAATTTCCTAGCCAAGAACAGGAACATTTTTCCAGTCCTTAAAAAGCCAGATCTAGCACCAAAAACCTTTCACACTTTCCTCATTGTATCATCattcatatattaaaaaaaagaaaaaagaagaaggaaaaaagaaaatgagggaGAGTCAATGAAAGGCACAACGACATTTAAAGAAACTCATTCTGAGTCACACTGAAGATGCTTTGGGGATTTTCATGCACACACAAGGCTGTAAATTGATAGGGAATTCTGCCAGAAAGCAAAGTATTAAGTATTTCCATTAGTTCCCTCTGCTGTGGGAACAGAGCGAGCCAATCCATGCAAAATCTGATTCCATACTTTCTAAAATGCTGTTTCCCAAAGGAACAATGAAGAAAACCACctctcaaaacaaacaaacaaacaaaaaggaaaaaatcacagggaaatttttcatttaatgttAATAAGCCTGTATATTATAGTTACCATGGTAAAAGTGTTTGTAATTAAGAAATCCAGTAATTTCTAATGATAAGGTAATAGCAGAAAATGAACAGAGAGAAGTACTGATTCAGTTAtttaataaaagtaaaatatttatttttcagtagaGGAAATAGAATTTTCATCTACTGATAAACAGAGATAGAAGCCACAATTTGTTGTTGATAAAAATTATTGATTACAAAAGTGGAAGACTGAATATAGAGAATCCTCACACAGAACTGCCCTTAATTTAT
This window encodes:
- the LRTM1 gene encoding leucine-rich repeat and transmembrane domain-containing protein 1, with translation MKGNWLLIWSVTLLAHTAHSCPEKCLCHKASKTADCKNRGFTEIPARLPPEIQILQLQNNRIWRINQNAFTATPLLKILDLSNNSISSVALGAFQKLRYLQVLNLTRNLIHYIENKTFSFLPHLKELDLSSNSIIRLPETFGNSTGNITLLSVKHNKLQKMERILLESLPNLKVVLFKDNPWQCNCNIFGMKLWLESFLYRGGISDGIICSAPGVRKGKDLLKVPYELFGACALRAAPVPPASSHQWPSSEQRAWPKHGPHGEPGDGGRGGCEPKARPRPVSLRHAIATVVITGVVCGVVCLMMLAAAVYGCAYAAITARYHKEHLGPVRQHGTPEEKEPFESSMA